A part of Arachis hypogaea cultivar Tifrunner chromosome 12, arahy.Tifrunner.gnm2.J5K5, whole genome shotgun sequence genomic DNA contains:
- the LOC112729876 gene encoding uncharacterized protein, translating into MEIDYDEEEEEEFNRVLTFTACLVLQYYDILIYKRPCMTSTQTGNKWLKEILEGNNSHCCSMFRMEKDVFKRLCYDLETNYGLCASRRISAAKMLAIFLFDLGGENSNKSTKERFQHSGETISRKFEEVLQDVCKMAIDIIKSKDRDFKEVPTKLRNDDRYWSHFKDAIGAIDGTHVPVIVSTEDQIRFIGRKKIPTQNVMAACNFDVEFTFALAGWEGTAHDTRVFLYTIGTSELNFPKPPPGKYYLVDVGYPEKIGYLGPYKGATYHLPEFCCVSGPSGYYEIYNYAHSSLRSMDVELEEEDGYGDECEAENGVEKVGDKFLGTMEMV; encoded by the exons ATGGAAATTGATTatgatgaagaggaagaggaagaatttaATCGAGTTTTAACTTTCACAGCATGTTTGGTCTTACAATATTATGATATACTTATCTATAAAAGACCATGCATGACTTCTACACAAACAGGAAACAAATGGCTTAAAGAGATATTAGAAGGAAATAATAGTCATTGTTGCAGCATGTTTAGGATGGAAAAAGATGTTTTCAAAAGACTATGTTATGATTTGGAAACAAACTATGGTTTATGTGCCTCAAGGAGAATAAGTGCTGCAAAAATGTTAGCAATATTCCTATTTGACCTAGGAGGTGAAAACTCAAATAAGTCAACCAAGGAGCGATTTCAACATTCTGGTGAAACAATAAGTCGAAAATTTGAAGAAGTGCTACAAGATGTGTGCAAAATGGCCATAGACATCATTAAATCAAAGGATCGTGATTTTAAAGAAGTGCCTACAAAATTAAGGAATGATGATAGATATTGGTCTCACTTTAag GATGCAATTGGTGCTATAGATGGAACTCATGTGCCAGTGATTGTGTCTACTGAAGACCAAATTCGATTTATTGGTAGAAAGAAAATTCCAACCCAAAATGTTATGGCTGCATGTAATTTTGATGTGGAATTTACTTTTGCTTTGGCCGGTTGGGAAGGGACAGCTCATGACACAAGAGTATTTTTATATACAATTGGTACATCTGAGTTGAACTTTCCAAAACCTCCACCAG GTAAATACTATTTAGTAGATGTAGGCTATCCAGAAAAAATAGGTTATCTAGGACCATATAAAGGAGCAACATATCATTTGCCAGAATTTTGTTGTGTTAGTGGACCTTCTGGATACTACGAAATATATAactatgctcattcttcacttaGAAGC ATGGACGTTgagcttgaagaagaagatggataTGGCGATGAATGTGAAGCTGAAAATGGGGTTGAAAAAGTTGGAGATAAGTTTCTTGGAACTATGGAGATGGTTTGA
- the LOC140176676 gene encoding uncharacterized protein: MSIFSDHRQLDHHVICAKIYPLVRADAAVTIKVLQEATEATYGFRPSYRKVWMAKGKAVAQIYGDWEESYAELPRWILGVQATMDGTVVVLKTSPVRVGDQVDESTSARWKFEYLARSLCSRGGENAESWAFFLSHLREHVIPQEGILVISDRHNGIKAALEATDSPWRPPHAYRAYCIRHVAANFALSFKGQDARRLLVNAAYTKTEAEFDYWFDIMRTENPAMCEWANRLEYDKWTQHQDGGRRFGHITMNISECVNSVLKGTWNLPIIALVKSTYGRLAEIFVIRGQTAEAQLGSGQRYCQALVKAIERNLKDSRCFTITLSDRHQSEYTVAKTTPTGYFLIGTYRVSLWDRTCDCDYF, encoded by the exons ATGTCGATTTTCAGTGACCATCGTCAACTTGATCACCATGTCATTTGTGCTAAGATATATCCTTTGGTGAGGGCGGATGCAGCGGTTACGATAAAGGTGTTGCAAGAAGCTACGGAGGCAACGTATGGTTTCAGGCCTAGTTATAGGAAGGTGTGGATGGCAAAAGGAAAGGCAGTTGCACAGATATATGGGGATTGGGAGGAGTCCTACGCCGAGTTACCACGTTGGATTCTAGGGGTTCAGGCGACGATGGACGGTACCGTGGTAGTGTTGAAGACTTCTCCAGTCCGTGTTGGTGATCAGGTTGATGAGTCTACGAG CGCAAGATGGAAATTCGAATATCTTGCCCGTAGCCTTTGCTCTCGTGGAGGGGAGAATGCGGAGTCTTGGGCCTTTTTCTTATCCCACTTGCGTGAACATGTTATCCCGCAAGAAGGTATTCTAGTGATTTCCGACAGGCATAATGGCATTAAGGCTGCACTAGAGGCTACTGATAGTCCATGGCGACCGCCTCACGCATATCGAGCATATTGCATTCGACATGTTGCCGCTAACTTTGCTCTAAGTTTCAAGGGTCAGGATGCAAGGAGGCTGTTAGTGAATGCAGCATACACCAAAACTGAGGCAGAGTTTGACTATTGGTTTGATATCATGAGGACTGAGAATCCGGCCATGTGTGAATGGGCCAACCGACTGGAGTACGATAAGTGGACCCAACACCAGGATGGAGGAAGACGGTTTGGCCACATAACCATGAATATATCTGAGTGTGTAAACTCTGTATTGAAGGGGACTTGGAATCTGCCAATTATTGCACTGGTGAAGTCCACATATGGGAGGCTGGCAGAGATTTTTGTCATTAGAGGACAGACCGCAGAGGCACAGTTGGGATCTGGGCAACGATATTGCCAGGCACTGGTGAAGGCTATAGAGCGGAACTTGAAAGACTCTAGATGCTTCACCATTACTCTGTCTGACAGGCATCAGTCTGAGTACACTGTTGCTAAGACGACTCCTACCGGTTACTTTTTGATTGGTACGTATCGGGTTTCCCTTTGGGATCGCACTTGTGACTGCGATTACTTTTAG